The Brasilonema sennae CENA114 genome includes a region encoding these proteins:
- a CDS encoding FecCD family ABC transporter permease, whose product MQKIILSNRVLVTTLSLSVALFFMIGLSLSFGAVGMTPSQLWQAILRQGDTLYQTIIWDLRLPRTLAAILVGAALGMSGALLQGMLRNGLADPFLLGISAGAGLVVVPIFTLGILQSWVPLAAWVGGLLTTLFVYLLAKTGDGISIERLILGGVAISSLFGSIQSLLLLLTDNGQVQVALNWLIGSLNGRGWNLVVIAGPYICLSLLLGSLLGRSVNLLNLGDDLAVGLGVSLVRSRIFIGAIATLLAAGAVSVAGLIGFVGLIVPHGIRLFVGTDYRVVLPLSAVGGALVLTAADLLSRLGAVELPVGAVTALFGSPLFIWLLYQRKGNFN is encoded by the coding sequence GTGCAAAAAATAATTTTAAGCAACCGTGTGCTGGTGACAACTCTATCATTGAGTGTTGCACTATTTTTCATGATAGGGCTTTCCCTCTCATTTGGGGCAGTCGGGATGACTCCATCTCAATTATGGCAAGCAATACTCCGTCAGGGTGATACGCTCTATCAAACAATTATCTGGGATTTACGATTACCTCGCACTCTAGCAGCAATCTTGGTGGGTGCGGCTTTGGGAATGTCTGGCGCACTGCTTCAGGGAATGTTACGAAACGGACTGGCAGATCCATTCTTATTGGGTATCTCTGCTGGTGCAGGTTTGGTCGTTGTGCCAATATTCACCTTAGGAATATTACAGAGTTGGGTTCCTTTGGCTGCTTGGGTTGGCGGTTTGTTAACAACTCTTTTTGTTTATCTGCTTGCTAAGACTGGAGATGGGATTTCAATTGAACGCCTTATCTTAGGTGGAGTCGCGATTAGCTCACTATTTGGATCAATTCAATCGCTATTGTTGCTGTTGACAGACAATGGACAAGTGCAAGTCGCGTTAAATTGGTTGATTGGCAGCTTGAATGGAAGAGGATGGAATCTTGTAGTTATTGCAGGACCATATATTTGTTTATCCTTATTGCTAGGAAGTTTGTTAGGACGTAGTGTCAACTTGCTGAATTTGGGAGATGACTTGGCAGTTGGGTTGGGGGTTTCTTTGGTGCGATCGCGCATTTTTATCGGGGCGATCGCCACACTACTAGCCGCAGGTGCTGTGAGTGTCGCCGGATTGATTGGTTTTGTCGGCTTAATCGTTCCCCACGGTATCCGCTTATTCGTTGGCACAGATTATCGAGTTGTTTTGCCATTGAGTGCTGTTGGCGGTGCTTTAGTCCTGACAGCAGCTGATTTGCTGTCTCGCTTGGGTGCTGTGGAGTTACCAGTTGGTGCGGTCACCGCGCTTTTTGGATCGCCTTTGTTTATCTGGTTGCTGTATCAACGCAAAGGAAATTTTAATTAG
- a CDS encoding winged helix-turn-helix transcriptional regulator, whose protein sequence is MPEEQTEGTVFVQTTLKVLGGKWKILILWHLKDRTRRFSELKRLMPEITEKMLIQQLRELEKDKIVNRHVYSDVPPKVEYSFTDYGRSLEAVLQVLCHWGEEHLKRAET, encoded by the coding sequence ATGCCAGAAGAACAGACAGAAGGCACTGTATTTGTGCAGACAACGTTAAAAGTATTAGGCGGCAAATGGAAGATTTTGATTTTGTGGCACTTGAAAGATCGAACAAGACGATTCAGTGAACTGAAGCGATTAATGCCTGAAATTACCGAAAAAATGCTTATTCAACAACTTCGAGAACTAGAGAAAGATAAGATTGTCAATCGACATGTTTATTCAGATGTTCCTCCCAAAGTTGAGTATTCGTTCACCGATTACGGCAGAAGTCTTGAGGCTGTTTTACAAGTCCTCTGTCATTGGGGCGAAGAACATCTAAAACGAGCAGAAACTTAG
- a CDS encoding SDR family oxidoreductase, whose product MSSLQGKVAIITGSSRGIGRAIAERLGRDGANVVITYAGNRDKAEEVVRAIEAGGSQAIAIQLDVRNLEEVRALFEKTTQHFGKVDILVNNAAGKNIFKPTSQMSEDEYNSMFDITRGVYFTLQQAAHHLADGGRIVSISTSGTAMAIPAGGAYAGCKAAIEHFSAALAKEVGTRGITVNTVSPGVTDTDGLVLDQEQVNQLIAQTPLGRLGHPDDVASAVAMLVSDDAHWVTGQSLRANGGIV is encoded by the coding sequence ATGTCATCTTTACAGGGAAAAGTTGCGATTATTACTGGCTCTTCTCGCGGTATTGGAAGGGCTATTGCTGAACGATTAGGACGAGACGGGGCAAATGTTGTGATTACCTATGCGGGCAATCGAGACAAAGCTGAGGAAGTTGTCCGGGCGATTGAAGCAGGAGGATCACAGGCGATCGCTATTCAGCTAGATGTGCGTAACCTGGAAGAAGTTCGCGCCCTATTTGAGAAAACCACACAGCACTTTGGTAAAGTAGACATCTTGGTCAACAATGCAGCAGGAAAAAATATCTTCAAACCCACCTCACAGATGAGCGAAGACGAATACAACAGCATGTTTGACATCACGCGCGGTGTGTATTTTACCCTTCAGCAAGCCGCCCATCATTTAGCAGATGGCGGTCGGATTGTCAGTATCTCGACCAGTGGTACGGCAATGGCGATACCCGCTGGAGGAGCATATGCAGGCTGCAAAGCGGCAATTGAGCATTTTAGCGCAGCACTGGCGAAAGAGGTGGGCACACGCGGCATTACCGTTAACACGGTTTCTCCGGGTGTCACCGATACAGATGGATTAGTACTCGATCAAGAGCAAGTCAATCAACTGATTGCTCAAACGCCACTCGGACGTTTAGGTCATCCAGATGATGTTGCCAGTGCCGTTGCCATGCTGGTTTCTGACGATGCCCACTGGGTGACGGGGCAGAGCTTGCGGGCAAACGGCGGCATTGTATAA
- a CDS encoding antibiotic biosynthesis monooxygenase family protein has translation MTSPVTLINVFAVPQGKEAEFIKTWNETGQYLKNASGFIDAKLHRSLDPNARFQFINVAHWESVEAYQVAISEHEPQEKHLSWLEVNPALYIVEAEY, from the coding sequence ATGACCTCACCTGTCACACTCATCAATGTCTTTGCGGTACCTCAGGGCAAAGAAGCGGAATTCATCAAAACGTGGAACGAAACGGGTCAATATTTGAAAAATGCCTCAGGATTTATTGACGCAAAGCTACATCGCAGTTTAGATCCCAACGCTCGGTTTCAGTTCATTAATGTCGCCCATTGGGAAAGTGTAGAAGCTTATCAAGTCGCAATTTCTGAGCATGAACCACAGGAGAAACATCTGTCGTGGTTAGAAGTTAATCCTGCACTGTATATCGTCGAAGCGGAATACTGA
- a CDS encoding AbrB/MazE/SpoVT family DNA-binding domain-containing protein: MTKWGNSLAVRIPRALAEQVQIQEGSDVSLSISGDSIVITPRKRKKYTLDELLEGMTPEKFYSEVDTGIAIGNEIW, from the coding sequence ATTACGAAGTGGGGAAACAGCTTAGCGGTTCGTATTCCTAGAGCATTGGCAGAACAGGTACAAATTCAAGAAGGAAGCGATGTGAGTTTGAGTATTTCGGGTGATAGCATTGTCATCACACCAAGAAAGCGGAAAAAATATACGCTTGATGAATTACTCGAAGGTATGACACCAGAGAAATTTTATTCTGAAGTTGATACTGGAATTGCTATAGGGAATGAAATTTGGTGA
- a CDS encoding SUMF1/EgtB/PvdO family nonheme iron enzyme, translating to MGLSGETIRKIREALKSAFPNRDELVMMLHMELDIPESEVPNNSNYNLVVFNLIQQLDSQNRIPELIKGALNERPGNPDVQKVAQEINAIYSNVSNKSPLKSFEFDVVTVNAQGWKISRKRCRSQYFTEDLGNGVTLEMVAIPGGIFTMGAPENEEGSTDDERPQHQVTVQPFFMGRYPVTQAQWRAVAALAQVNKELNPNPSGFKGNDRPVERISWYDALEFSARLNFRINFTAGRDYRLPSEAEWEYACRAGTATPFYFGETITTDLANYNGNYTYGNAPKGEYRQQTTPVGSFSPNAFGLYDMHGNVWEWCADTWHDYEGAPKDGSAWIRNNDNDYRLLRGGSWYLDPGCRSAVRGRYYPDYAYDFVGFRVVCVAAVII from the coding sequence ATGGGTTTGTCTGGAGAAACAATCAGGAAAATAAGAGAAGCACTAAAATCTGCCTTTCCGAACCGCGACGAACTGGTGATGATGCTACACATGGAACTTGATATACCCGAATCAGAAGTTCCTAATAATTCCAACTATAATTTAGTTGTTTTCAACTTAATACAGCAGCTTGATAGCCAAAATCGCATACCAGAATTAATTAAGGGAGCGTTGAATGAACGACCTGGTAATCCTGATGTGCAGAAAGTCGCTCAAGAAATTAACGCTATCTATTCCAACGTTAGCAACAAATCACCTTTAAAATCGTTTGAGTTTGATGTGGTAACGGTGAATGCTCAAGGTTGGAAAATTAGCCGCAAAAGATGTCGATCACAATACTTTACAGAAGACTTAGGAAACGGAGTCACCCTAGAAATGGTCGCGATTCCTGGTGGCATATTTACGATGGGCGCACCAGAGAATGAGGAAGGTAGTACAGATGACGAACGTCCCCAACACCAAGTCACAGTTCAACCCTTCTTTATGGGTAGATATCCCGTAACTCAAGCACAATGGAGAGCTGTAGCGGCTTTAGCTCAAGTCAACAAAGAACTAAACCCAAATCCGTCTGGATTCAAGGGAAATGACCGACCAGTAGAGAGAATCTCTTGGTATGATGCATTAGAATTCTCTGCCAGACTTAATTTTAGAATCAATTTCACAGCGGGAAGAGATTATCGGTTACCCAGCGAAGCGGAGTGGGAATATGCTTGTCGTGCAGGTACAGCGACGCCCTTTTACTTTGGTGAGACGATAACGACTGATTTAGCAAACTATAACGGTAACTACACTTACGGAAACGCTCCCAAGGGAGAGTATAGACAACAAACCACCCCAGTAGGAAGCTTTTCACCAAATGCCTTTGGTTTATACGACATGCATGGCAATGTCTGGGAATGGTGTGCTGATACTTGGCATGACTATGAAGGAGCACCCAAAGATGGCAGTGCATGGATCAGGAATAATGATAATGATTATCGGCTACTGCGGGGTGGTTCGTGGTACCTCGATCCTGGTTGCCGTTCTGCCGTCCGCGGCAGGTACTACCCCGACTACGCCTACGACTTCGTCGGTTTTCGGGTTGTGTGCGTTGCTGCGGTAATTATTTAG
- a CDS encoding effector-associated domain EAD1-containing protein, giving the protein MKLTGPQYKQFTQALIDAFPEQQRLAELVQFQFGKNLNAIAMGNDLQAIVFRLIQAAEAEGWVDKLIAGARESSPGNPALFVFAQEFNLATPMPPQLSARGALEKIIKKTNSFLDVNTWREKLGTIEAQVCRLEITNNNNKKEFGTGFLIAPNVVMTNYHVIESVDSGQANASNVILRFDYKQLADGNIINKGTEYRLVEDDWLIDKSPYTKNTLPTPDELDYALLRVDGVPGEEAIAKNSDPNAPQRGWISLPTQAYEFLPETPLLIVQHPKAEPLKLAFDTDAIININENGTTVKYKTNTQPGSSGSPCFDINWNLVALHHSGDPDWRNPTYNAGTPFSAICSRLEKQGLLADLRSGQPIW; this is encoded by the coding sequence ATGAAATTAACTGGTCCGCAATACAAACAATTTACACAAGCTCTAATTGACGCGTTTCCAGAGCAGCAAAGACTTGCTGAATTAGTACAATTCCAGTTTGGAAAAAACCTAAATGCAATAGCAATGGGCAATGACTTACAAGCAATTGTCTTTAGATTAATTCAAGCGGCAGAAGCTGAGGGATGGGTTGATAAACTGATTGCAGGTGCTCGTGAGTCAAGTCCTGGAAATCCAGCATTATTTGTCTTTGCTCAAGAGTTCAATCTTGCAACTCCTATGCCACCACAGCTATCAGCAAGAGGCGCATTAGAGAAAATTATTAAGAAAACGAATAGTTTTCTAGACGTGAATACATGGCGAGAAAAGTTAGGCACAATTGAAGCCCAAGTCTGCCGCTTAGAAATTACCAATAACAATAATAAGAAAGAATTTGGTACAGGTTTTCTGATTGCACCAAATGTGGTGATGACAAATTACCATGTCATCGAATCTGTGGATTCAGGACAAGCAAATGCTAGCAATGTTATCCTGCGTTTTGACTATAAACAATTAGCGGATGGCAATATTATCAACAAAGGTACAGAGTATCGCTTAGTAGAGGATGACTGGCTGATTGATAAAAGTCCTTACACCAAAAATACTTTACCAACACCTGACGAATTAGATTATGCTTTGCTTCGGGTAGATGGAGTTCCTGGAGAAGAAGCGATCGCGAAAAACTCTGATCCAAATGCTCCACAGCGAGGATGGATTTCTTTACCTACACAAGCTTATGAATTTTTGCCTGAGACTCCATTATTAATAGTGCAACATCCAAAAGCCGAGCCATTAAAATTGGCGTTTGACACAGATGCAATTATTAACATCAACGAAAATGGCACAACTGTTAAATATAAAACCAATACTCAGCCTGGTTCCTCTGGTTCTCCATGCTTTGACATTAACTGGAATTTAGTAGCGCTGCATCATAGCGGTGATCCTGACTGGAGAAATCCAACTTACAACGCGGGAACACCGTTCAGTGCTATTTGTTCACGTTTAGAGAAGCAAGGTTTATTGGCTGATTTACGAAGTGGTCAACCAATATGGTGA
- a CDS encoding ABC transporter ATP-binding protein produces MPLETNNLSGGYDSKPIVQEISIALQAGEWLSLVGANGSGKSTLLKLMSRLLKPQTGAVLLDGKVIHTQKATAVAQKLALLPQQQTIPAGLSVRQLVSLGRTPHQPWWQWELDAEDRDKVEKALELTRMKSLCDRPVEQLSGGERQRAFLALALAQDPQVLLLDEPTTYLDIRYQLQLLELLKQLNKEQKLSIITVLHDVNLAARYSSRIALLSQGKIWAVGEPRIVLTPEHLADVLGIEVAVLETPVGLQICSLAAIDEEYEAASNNE; encoded by the coding sequence ATGCCATTAGAAACAAACAATCTCAGTGGTGGATACGATAGTAAACCCATTGTCCAAGAAATTAGTATCGCACTCCAAGCAGGAGAATGGCTGAGTCTAGTCGGTGCGAATGGTTCAGGAAAATCCACCCTCCTAAAACTCATGAGTCGCCTGCTGAAACCGCAAACAGGCGCTGTACTGTTGGATGGAAAAGTTATTCACACCCAAAAAGCTACTGCTGTCGCTCAAAAACTGGCGTTATTACCGCAACAGCAAACGATACCTGCGGGGTTATCAGTGCGACAGTTGGTTTCTTTAGGGCGTACACCCCATCAACCTTGGTGGCAATGGGAGTTAGACGCGGAGGATAGAGATAAAGTTGAGAAAGCTTTAGAATTAACTAGGATGAAATCTTTGTGCGATCGCCCCGTAGAACAATTATCCGGTGGTGAACGACAAAGAGCTTTTTTGGCGTTGGCGTTAGCTCAAGATCCGCAAGTTTTGCTATTAGATGAACCAACCACTTATTTAGATATCCGCTACCAGTTGCAGTTACTGGAACTGCTCAAACAACTCAACAAAGAACAAAAGTTATCCATTATCACAGTGTTGCATGATGTGAATTTAGCAGCAAGGTATAGTTCTCGCATTGCATTGTTGTCCCAAGGTAAAATTTGGGCAGTAGGAGAACCAAGGATAGTTTTGACGCCTGAACACTTGGCTGATGTTTTGGGTATAGAAGTTGCTGTCTTGGAAACACCAGTTGGTTTGCAAATTTGCTCCTTGGCTGCTATTGATGAGGAATACGAAGCCGCATCAAATAATGAATAA
- a CDS encoding ABC transporter substrate-binding protein has protein sequence MQRRVILFGFILWLSLVTFACTSATTTTTSTSPQTQQSAKRIVTLSSLSSDIVEQLDSTKLVGMSGSDLFKNDSRFKDIPRVSQEQTPPNLEKIVALKPDLVIGAEGFSNPITDKLKELGITTLLTKVDSWEKLQDLTKTLAKIVNAEPTPLLNRYQTFLPEKSIQNPSTLVLVSRQPILSPSRKSWAGNLLDKFQAKNVSADLQGKFSVPGYVTLSAEKVLEANPEVLIVVSPQPGLLKSFKSESFWNQLQATKNNRVYEFDYYGLVNPGSINAIEKACGKLKVALSGQK, from the coding sequence ATGCAACGTCGTGTTATACTATTTGGATTCATACTGTGGTTAAGTTTAGTCACCTTTGCTTGTACAAGTGCAACCACTACTACTACCTCTACATCGCCGCAAACCCAACAGTCAGCTAAAAGAATTGTAACCCTCTCATCTCTATCATCTGATATTGTTGAGCAACTTGATAGCACAAAATTAGTCGGGATGAGTGGTAGCGATTTATTCAAAAATGACTCACGATTTAAAGATATTCCCCGTGTGAGTCAGGAGCAAACACCACCAAATTTAGAAAAAATTGTCGCACTGAAACCAGATTTGGTTATTGGCGCTGAAGGTTTTTCTAATCCGATTACCGACAAACTCAAAGAGCTGGGTATAACAACTTTACTGACTAAGGTTGATAGTTGGGAAAAATTACAAGATTTAACCAAAACTCTGGCAAAAATAGTTAATGCTGAACCAACGCCGCTATTAAACCGCTATCAAACTTTTTTACCTGAAAAATCGATTCAGAATCCTTCCACATTAGTGCTGGTTAGCCGTCAACCAATTTTGTCACCCAGCAGAAAAAGTTGGGCAGGAAATTTGTTAGATAAATTTCAAGCCAAAAACGTATCAGCAGATTTACAAGGTAAATTTTCAGTACCTGGTTATGTGACGCTTTCTGCTGAGAAAGTTTTGGAAGCAAATCCAGAAGTTTTAATTGTTGTTAGTCCTCAACCTGGATTATTAAAATCTTTCAAGTCAGAATCTTTTTGGAATCAACTCCAAGCAACAAAAAATAATCGAGTCTATGAGTTCGACTACTACGGACTTGTCAATCCTGGGAGTATAAATGCGATTGAAAAAGCTTGTGGAAAACTCAAAGTAGCATTATCAGGGCAAAAGTAA
- a CDS encoding undecaprenyl-diphosphate phosphatase translates to MALSKRQLLLFLSVASAIISVVAEPIKVLSAEPSTGDGVQQMNIFQALVLGFVQGATEFLPISSTAHLKVVPVLLGWGDPGVAFTAVIQLGSIAAVVWYFWSDLTQLVTGAVKAIARSDYQDNNFRVTLGILIGTLPIIFFGLLIKKLIPDYDNSPLRSLGAIATASIFMSLLLGIAEKLGTRKREFNQLAMSDGIFMGLAQALAVIPGVSRSGSTLTAGLFIGLERATAARFSFLLGIPAITLAGLVECKDLFQEGLGGAGIVPLVVGVLSAGIFSYMAIAGLLRFLKNRSTWVFIWYRLVFGVLILGAIGAGLLKNV, encoded by the coding sequence ATGGCTCTATCAAAACGTCAATTGTTATTGTTTTTAAGCGTTGCATCCGCAATCATCTCGGTTGTCGCAGAACCGATAAAAGTTCTCAGCGCTGAACCAAGTACAGGGGATGGCGTCCAACAGATGAATATTTTTCAGGCTCTTGTTTTAGGATTTGTGCAAGGAGCTACAGAATTTCTGCCTATTAGTAGTACTGCACACTTAAAAGTTGTGCCTGTACTTCTTGGTTGGGGTGATCCAGGTGTCGCTTTCACAGCAGTGATTCAACTTGGGAGTATTGCGGCTGTAGTGTGGTATTTCTGGAGCGATTTAACGCAACTTGTCACGGGAGCAGTAAAAGCGATCGCCCGTTCTGACTACCAAGACAACAACTTTCGCGTCACTTTGGGAATTCTCATCGGAACATTGCCCATTATCTTTTTTGGACTTCTAATCAAAAAGCTAATTCCGGATTATGATAATTCACCGTTGCGGAGTTTGGGTGCGATCGCAACTGCCTCAATTTTCATGTCCCTCTTATTAGGGATAGCAGAGAAACTAGGCACACGAAAGCGGGAATTTAATCAACTAGCAATGTCAGATGGGATATTCATGGGATTAGCCCAAGCTTTAGCTGTGATTCCTGGTGTTTCTCGTTCTGGTTCTACCCTGACAGCAGGGTTATTTATTGGTTTAGAGAGAGCAACAGCAGCTAGATTTTCCTTCTTACTAGGTATTCCTGCAATTACCCTTGCTGGGTTAGTTGAGTGCAAAGATCTTTTTCAAGAAGGATTAGGAGGTGCAGGGATAGTTCCTTTGGTTGTTGGTGTCCTTTCTGCTGGAATATTTTCTTATATGGCGATCGCTGGGTTGTTACGCTTTTTAAAAAATCGAAGCACCTGGGTATTTATTTGGTATCGGTTGGTGTTTGGCGTACTTATATTAGGAGCGATTGGAGCAGGATTATTGAAAAATGTTTGA
- a CDS encoding DUF3120 domain-containing protein yields MVNNTLSSYVASTTTIQRTQPTKSANVGLLWKVALQPAWLVFAAAVFLVSVPVFIEAPLVRSLPWLSLALTAGWIWLSFKLMSHSSTYVWGDLLLGFSWSWLAGSIYWGWLRWEPLWHLPVECIGLPFALWCLSRNWGKIGNWFYLGSLFGTVLTDVYFYLVDLIPYWRQIVRVESTLEATPILQSALTQVQTPWGQAWALTLAIVLLTVGLLSLSGKQRHWYAFSGAVLSTILVDCLFLLAAVFA; encoded by the coding sequence TTGGTTAACAATACTTTGTCCTCTTACGTTGCTTCTACTACTACGATTCAGCGAACTCAGCCAACGAAAAGCGCTAATGTTGGTTTGTTGTGGAAAGTTGCCCTCCAACCGGCGTGGTTAGTCTTTGCGGCGGCGGTGTTTCTGGTTTCTGTGCCTGTGTTTATTGAAGCGCCACTTGTGCGATCGCTTCCGTGGCTGAGTTTAGCTCTAACAGCAGGTTGGATATGGTTAAGTTTTAAATTAATGTCGCATTCCTCTACGTATGTTTGGGGAGATTTGCTTTTAGGATTCAGTTGGAGTTGGCTTGCAGGCTCAATTTATTGGGGCTGGTTGCGCTGGGAACCGTTATGGCATTTACCCGTTGAGTGTATAGGTTTACCGTTTGCCTTGTGGTGTCTGAGTCGGAACTGGGGCAAAATCGGTAACTGGTTTTATTTAGGTTCTTTATTCGGTACAGTATTAACCGATGTGTATTTCTACTTAGTAGATTTAATTCCTTATTGGCGGCAAATCGTGCGAGTAGAATCAACATTGGAGGCGACACCAATTTTACAAAGTGCTTTAACACAAGTCCAAACGCCTTGGGGACAAGCTTGGGCGCTAACTCTCGCCATAGTCTTGTTAACGGTGGGGCTTTTGTCTTTATCTGGGAAGCAGCGGCATTGGTACGCTTTTAGTGGAGCGGTTTTGAGTACCATTTTGGTAGACTGCCTATTTTTACTGGCTGCGGTTTTTGCGTAA
- a CDS encoding heme o synthase, whose amino-acid sequence MIETNVSRHHQTFLQVIQSYYQLTKPRIIPLLLITTAGSMWIAAKGEVDPLLLLVTLTGGTMAAASGQTINCVYDRDIDYEMERTRHRPLPSGRIQSRDALIFASALAVISFTLLYVFANLLAALLAMSGIVFYVLIYTHFLKRHSTQNIVIGGAAGAIPALVGWAAVTGTLSWPAWVVFAIVFLWTPPHFWSLALMIRDDYAKVGVPMLPVIAGTTPTVRQIWLYTLVTVAATFSLIYPLHVSGVIYGVLAVSLGAVFIYKAWQLLHNPEDRNFAKGLFLYSISYMMLLCVGMVVDSLPFTHHVLNVVVDKAHSLMG is encoded by the coding sequence ATGATTGAGACTAATGTCTCTCGCCACCATCAAACATTTCTACAGGTTATTCAAAGCTACTACCAGCTTACAAAGCCTAGAATCATCCCTTTACTACTCATTACCACTGCTGGAAGTATGTGGATTGCAGCTAAGGGAGAAGTAGACCCATTGTTGTTACTCGTCACACTTACTGGTGGCACAATGGCCGCTGCAAGCGGCCAGACGATTAACTGTGTCTATGACCGAGATATCGATTATGAAATGGAGCGCACACGTCATCGCCCTCTGCCTTCAGGTAGAATACAGTCGCGCGATGCTCTGATTTTTGCAAGTGCTTTAGCGGTCATTTCTTTTACGTTGCTTTACGTATTTGCCAACTTACTAGCTGCACTGCTAGCAATGTCAGGTATTGTGTTTTATGTCCTAATTTATACGCATTTTCTCAAGCGACACAGCACTCAAAATATCGTTATTGGCGGAGCTGCAGGGGCAATTCCAGCATTAGTTGGTTGGGCTGCTGTCACTGGTACCTTAAGCTGGCCAGCATGGGTAGTATTTGCGATTGTCTTTTTGTGGACACCGCCTCATTTCTGGTCTCTTGCTTTGATGATTCGGGATGATTACGCAAAAGTTGGCGTACCAATGTTACCCGTAATTGCAGGAACTACGCCGACGGTGCGGCAGATTTGGTTATACACCCTAGTTACAGTAGCAGCAACATTTTCATTGATTTACCCTTTGCACGTCAGTGGAGTAATCTACGGAGTCCTTGCTGTCAGCTTAGGGGCAGTTTTTATTTACAAAGCTTGGCAACTACTGCACAATCCAGAAGACCGCAATTTTGCTAAAGGATTATTTCTGTATTCCATCTCATACATGATGTTGTTGTGTGTAGGCATGGTTGTTGATAGCCTTCCCTTCACTCATCATGTGCTTAACGTTGTGGTAGATAAGGCGCATTCGTTGATGGGATAG
- a CDS encoding COX15/CtaA family protein codes for MSEFVLEQQNITTAPPQAPQERIRRLVWRMCIATLILMAIGSATRVMNAGLACPDWPLCYGELVPTKQMNFQVFLEWFHRLDAALIGVSAIALVGMSWWSRRSLPRWLPWASTFALFLIVFQGVLGGLTVTELLRFDIVTAHLGTALLFFMTLLVIGTALTPYQPTGNVGNLPWVGLTAAVLVYLQSLLGALVGSRWALHQCFGISQLCTVMYSHIAGVVPPTVATLAVVFLSWRTPALHPALRRLANIAGGLLIVQLLIGVATFRLHLQVEPLTVSHQAVGAALLGSLVGFTVLGLRDWVHSRGINANSVIINANTTSEQ; via the coding sequence ATGAGCGAATTTGTCCTAGAACAACAAAACATAACCACTGCGCCGCCGCAGGCTCCACAAGAACGAATTCGTCGCTTGGTGTGGAGAATGTGTATAGCCACTTTGATTTTGATGGCAATAGGCAGTGCCACCCGTGTGATGAATGCTGGACTTGCTTGTCCTGATTGGCCTTTGTGTTACGGGGAACTGGTGCCAACCAAGCAAATGAATTTCCAGGTTTTTTTGGAGTGGTTTCACAGGTTAGATGCGGCATTAATTGGTGTCAGCGCGATCGCACTCGTTGGAATGTCCTGGTGGTCTCGTCGCTCTTTACCCAGATGGCTACCTTGGGCATCCACATTCGCGCTATTTTTAATAGTTTTCCAAGGAGTCTTGGGCGGACTCACGGTAACTGAACTTTTGCGGTTTGATATTGTAACCGCTCACTTAGGAACAGCGCTGTTATTTTTCATGACCTTACTAGTCATCGGCACTGCACTAACCCCTTACCAGCCAACCGGAAACGTAGGTAACTTGCCTTGGGTTGGTTTAACAGCAGCTGTTTTGGTTTATCTACAAAGTTTACTAGGTGCTTTGGTCGGGTCTCGTTGGGCGCTACACCAATGCTTTGGCATATCCCAACTTTGTACTGTGATGTATAGTCATATCGCTGGCGTAGTGCCTCCAACAGTGGCAACATTGGCAGTGGTATTTCTTTCATGGCGGACACCAGCACTGCATCCTGCATTACGACGACTAGCAAATATCGCTGGTGGATTACTTATTGTACAACTCCTGATAGGAGTTGCCACTTTTCGGTTACATCTTCAAGTCGAGCCACTTACTGTCTCTCACCAAGCTGTAGGAGCAGCTTTGCTTGGTAGTTTAGTGGGTTTCACGGTTCTTGGACTGCGCGACTGGGTTCACAGCCGTGGGATCAACGCTAACAGCGTGATTATCAACGCAAATACCACAAGTGAACAGTGA